In the genome of Coregonus clupeaformis isolate EN_2021a chromosome 1, ASM2061545v1, whole genome shotgun sequence, one region contains:
- the LOC121581144 gene encoding oocyte zinc finger protein XlCOF6, with the protein MDVDSEDLSSLSPSCSTEPQLTVFPGPDRNHDGQEDSNHHGAQEDSNHGHQEDSNHGDQKDTPQGQERVTVSLDVNSETPTFNIIVKEEEDWELDNTGESPSHHSAGEEKPSTPGEPEQHQMIRRTRQKKTHPCPDCGRHCQTSALQIHMRTHTGEKPYTCLVCEKTFTIRQALKTHQRTHTGEKPYTCSECGKGFTHQCSLRYHHQKKHSEQIKTDPDDKIGCCCGQEFSSKKVLEVHLKTDTGDKPYSCCVCKKTFTHKALLKVHQRSHTGEKPYSCSLCEKSFTQKGNLTTHEKSHAGEKHPCSVCGKSFTQKGYLKIHQRLHCSEGEKSPSASRELERRQRRAKATHRCPDCGKEFPQTYYLERHMRTHTGERPYQCSVCGMSFTQKGNLKTHQKVHTGDYPSSWSAGEESPSTSGEPEQHQENHTAIKSHSCLVCGEEYSDVPELHNHMRSHSGEKRLICPVCGKTYPREFDLKVHLRTHTGEKPHECTECGKSFVRKQGLHQHQRTHDAKPIGPTRQLGRPKQSATMDRPKHLARAQMSKKVPKVESDMEMQDWQYWDN; encoded by the exons ATGGACGTG GACTCTGAAGACCTGTCCAGCCTGTCTCCATCCTGCTCCACTGAACCCCAACTCACGGTGTTCCCGGGTCCTGACAGGAACCATGATGGCCAGGAGGACAGTAACCACCATGGTGCCCAGGAGGACAGTAACCATGGTCACCAGGAGGACAGTAACCATGGTGATCAGAAAGACACACCACAGGGTCAGGAGAGAGTTACTGTGAGTCTGGACGTCAACAGTGAAACACCAACATTTAATATCATAGTCAAAGAGGAAGAAGACTGGGAACTAGATAATACAG GAGAGAGTCCCAGCCATCACTCTGCAGGCGAGGAGAAGCCCTCTACACCAGGAGAACCTGAACAACACCAGATGATACGCAGAACAAGGCAGAAAAAGACCCACCCATGCCCAGATTGTGGGAGACACTGCCAAACATCTGCACTACAAATACACATGAGAacccacacaggagagaagccttacactTGCCTTGTGTGTGAGAAAACATTCACTATTAGACAAGCTTTGAAAACACACCagcgaacacacacaggagagaagccttataccTGCTCTGAGTGTGGGAAGGGCTTCACTCATCAATGTAGTTTGAGATACCACCACCAGAAGAAACATTCTGAACAGATTAAAACAGACCCCGATGACAAGATTGGCTGCTGCTGTGGACAAGAGTTCTCCTCAAAGAAGGTTCTGGAGGTTCACTTGAAGACAGACACTGGAGACAAGCCATACTCCTGCTGTGTGTGTAAGAAGACCTTCACTCATAAAGCGTTACTGAAAGTCCACCAGCGAtcccacacaggagagaagccttactcttgCTCTCTGTGCGAGAAGAGTTTTACTCAAAAAGGAAATCTGACAACACACGAGAAGTCGCACGCTGGAGAGAAGCATCCTTGCTCAGTCTGTGGAAAGAGCTTCACTCAGAAAGGCTATCTGAAGATTCATCAGCGGCTTCACTGTTCTGAAGGGGAGAAGAGTCCCTCTGCATCAAGAGAACTTGAACGCCGACAGAGGAGAGCTAAGGCGACTCACAGATGCCCAGACTGTGGGAAGGAGTTCCCTCAAACATATTACCTGGAGAGACacatgagaacacacacaggagagaggccTTACCAGTGCTCTGTGTGTGGGATGAGTTTCACGCAGAAAGGAAATTTAAAAACGCATCAGAAAGTGCACACAG GAGATTATCCCAGTTCCTGGTCCGCTGGTGAGGAGAGTCCCTCTACATCGGGAGAACCTGAACAACACCAGGAGAACCACACAGCCATCAAATCTCACAGCTGCCTAGTATGTGGCGAGGAATACTCAGACGTCCCAGAATTACACAACCACATGAGATCTCATTCAGGAGAAAAGCGTCTCATCTGCCCTGTGTGTGGCAAGACTTACCCCAGAGAATTTGACCTCAAAGTCCAcctcagaacacacacaggagagaaaccccaCGAGTGCACCGAATGCGGGAAGAGCTTCGTCCGTAAGCAAGGGCTCCATCAGCACCAGCGGACCCATGACGCCAAGCCCATCGGACCGACCCGCCAGTTAGGCAGACCTAAGCAGTCAGCCACCATGGACAGGCCAAAGCACTTAGCCAGGGCTCAGATGTCCAAGAAAGTACCTAAGGTGGAGAGTGATATGGAGATGCAGGACTGGCAGTACTGGGACAATTAA
- the LOC121574708 gene encoding zinc finger protein 665 yields the protein MSGERETLLDGIEQSLWNLTENNLRYLCERCGIAGQDGSEVKGKNYRSLRRKIEEYCESDDLMKLEDQGMSWLLQLQNDIKTIQEDAILSQSAQVDTLDSTEPSRTKNEEGAERLTDPAPERDISPERREKGSGDSEDPSRQSPPSSSEPQHSASSPDPDKNHGDQRSKLGSLRIVLQKVVVVKEEEDDWDCYVRGESPNQPSASEYNPSSSEDPEHSESEDPEHSESEDPEHSESEEPEQRRVKGKTKTHSCLACGRKFVSLYTLRRHQKRTHTGEETENRTHTGEEKEKSSLPSDSKGQSPASGEPEQQKRKWGVRKTHSCPECGRHCPSLSALKVHQRIHTGEKPYLCSECGKGFTYQSSLRLHQKKDSADKITCCCGQEFSSKCVLEVHLKVDTGAKPYTCCVCGKGFGKKERLKEHQRSHTGEMPYSCSFCGKGYYQKPAWKAHERTHTEEKPLCSVCGRTFSNKTTLKVHQRTHTGEKPFLCSECGKGFLSKAYLTTHQRFNCSGGEERRRAKRFHKCPDCGKEFTQANKLERHMRTHTGERPYQCSVCGMRFNQKGNLKTHFKVHTGGDPSLLADIDMEATSSEQPRDNRRKAGRPQRCLDQHDEEGTHNLPAPQTHNLPAPPREGTHNLPAPPREGTHNLPAPPREGTHNLPAPPREGTHNPPAPQKPTMSPRGEKHYLCPECGKTYTREYDLRVHLRTHTGERPYQCDECGKTFVRKQGLRQHRRSHAPKPMGPTRQLGRPVSMGSSSRRSNQSPRVGSSKQQLSRVDKPMPPYPSVERPMPFHTVERPMPLHRVERPMPLPDMEREHWQYWHL from the exons atgagtggagagagggaaacgTTGTTGGATGGAATCGAACAGAGTTTGTGGAATTTAACCGAGAACAATTTACGTTACCTGTGTGAACGTTGTGGAATAGCTGGCCAAGATGGCTCCGAAGTTAAAGGAAAGAATTATCGTTCGTTGCGTCGTAAAATAGAAGAATATTGCGAAAGTGATGATTTAATGAAATTAGAGGACCAGGGAATGTCTTGGTTACTGCAACTGCAAAACGACATCAAAACAATACAGGAAGATGCTATCCTCAGCCAGTCAGCGCAAGTGGACACACTGGACAGCACCGAACCAAGCAGAACCAAGAACGAGGAGGGCGCTGAGAGGTTGACAGACCCAGCTCCAGAGAGAGACATATCACCAGAAcggagggagaaagggagtggC GACTCAGAAGACCCATCCAGACAGTCCCCACCCAGTTCTTCGGAACCCCAACACTCAGCGTCATCACCGGATCCTGACAAGAACCATGGTGACCAGAGGTCAAAACTGGGTAGTCTGCGAATAGTTCTACAAAAAGTTGTTGTCGTCAAGGAGGAGGAAGACGACTGGGATTGTTATGTTAGAG GTGAGAGTCCCAACCAACCATCTGCCAGTGAATATAATCCCTCTTCATCGGAAGATCCTGAACATTCCGAATCCGAAGATCCTGAACATTCCGAATCAGAAGATCCTGAACATTCCGAATCAGAAGAACCTGAACAACGACGAGTGAAAGGCAAAACTAAGACTCACAGCTGCCTAGCGTGTGGGAGGAAGTTTGTCTCCTTGTACACACTAAGGAGACACCagaagaggacacacacaggagaggagacagagaacagGACACatacaggagaggagaaggagaagagcagCCTTCCCTCTGACAGTAAAGGACAGAGTCCTGCTTCAGGAGAACCTGAACAACAGAAGAGGAAATGGGGGGTCAGGAAGACCCACTCCTGCCCCGAGTGTGGGAGACACTGCCCATCCTTATCAGCACTGAAGGTACACCAGAGAatccacactggagagaagccttacctctGCTCTGAGTGTGGGAAGGGCTTCACTTATCAAAGTAGCTTGAGATTACACCAGAAGAAAGACTCAGCGGACAAGATTACCTGCTGCTGTGGACAAGAATTCTCCTCAAAGTGTGTTCTGGAGGTACACTTGAAGGTAGACACTGGAGCCAAGCCTTACACCTGCTGTGTGTGTGGCAAGGGGTTTGGTAAAAAAGAACGGTTAAAAGAACACCAGCGATCTCACACGGGAGAGATGCCTTACTCTTGCTCTTTCTGTGGCAAGGGTTACTATCAAAAACCGGCTTGGAAAGCCCACGAGCGAACACACACCGAGGAGAAGCCCCTGTGCTCCGTGTGCGGACGGACCTTCTCCAATAAGACTACGTTAAAAGTCCACCagcgaacacacacaggagagaagcctttcctcTGCTCTGAGTGTGGCAAGGGCTTCCTCAGTAAAGCATACCTGACGACCCACCAGCGATTCAACTGTTCTGGGGGAGAGGAACGACGGCGAGCAAAGAGGTTTCACAAGTGTCCGGACTGTGGGAAGGAATTCACTCAAGCAAACAAACTGGAGAGACacatgagaacacacacaggagagagaccttACCAGTGCTCTGTGTGTGGGATGAGGTTCAACCAGAAAGGGAATCTCAAAACGCATTTTAAAGTGCACACAG GAGGGGATCCCAGTTTACTGGCTGACATCGACATGGAGGCGACTTCCTCTGAACAACCTCGGGACAACAGACGTAAAGCTGGGAGACCACAACGCTGTCTGGATCAGCATGACGAGGAGGGAACCCACAACCTACCGGCACCACAAACCCACAACCTCCCGGCACCGCCGAGGGAGGGAACCCACAACCTCCCGGCACCGCCGAGGGAGGGAACCCACAACCTCCCGGCACCGCCGAGGGAGGGAACCCACAACCTCCCGGCACCGCCGAGGGAGGGAACCCACAACCCCCCGGCACCACAGAAACCCACCATGTCCCCCAGGGGAGAAAAACACTATCTCTGCCCTGAATGTGGCAAGACTTACACCCGGGAATACGACCTCCGAGTCCACCTCAGAacgcacacaggagagagaccgtACCAGTGTGACGAATGCGGAAAGACCTTTGTCCGGAAACAAGGGCTCCGTCAACACCGGCGGTCACATGCTCCCAAGCCCATGGGACCGACCCGCCAGTTAGGCAGGCCCGTCAGCATGGGATCCAGTAGTAGAAGGTCTAACCAATCTCCCAGGGTGGGAAGCTCTAAGCAGCAGTTATCCAGGGTTGATAAACCCATGCCTCCATACCCTAGTGTAGAGAGACCCATGCCGTTCCATACAGTGGAAAGACCCATGCCTTTACATCGAGTGGAAAGACCCATGCCCTTACCAGACATGGAGAGAGAACACTGGCAGTACTGGCACCTTTAA
- the LOC121581137 gene encoding zinc finger protein 658B, whose protein sequence is MDEDSEDLSSLSLSTVSPSPDRNHGHQEDSNRGDQKDTPQGQDVNSETPTFNIVVKEEEDWELDNTGESPSHHSAGEEKPSTPGEPEQHQMIRRTRQKKTHPCPDCGRHCQTLSALQIHMRTHTGEKPYTCLVCEKTFTIRQALKTHQRTHTGEKPYTCSECGKGFAHQDSLRYHQKRNSEQIKTDPDDKFGCCCGQEFSSKCVLEVHLKTNTGAKPYTCCVCGKRFNKESLKEHQRSHTGEKPHSCSFCGKGYYHKPAWKAHERTHTEEKPLCSVCGRTCSNKYTLKVHQRTHTGEKPFLCSECGKGFISKGLLMTHERFNCSGGEERRRAKRFHKCPDCGKEFTQANKLERHMRTHTGERPYQCSVCGMRFNQKGNLKTHFKVHTDRDPRLLLPDIRATSSEAAKQPPDNRHNVGKPQRCLNQIGKEGTHNLPATKTHNLLAPQTHNLPAPQTHNFPALQREGTHDLPAPQREGTHDLPALQREGTHDLPAPQREGTHDLPAPQREGTHDLPAPQREGTHDLPAPQREGTHNLPAPQREGTHNLPAPQREGTHNLPAPQREGTHNLPAPQREGTHNLPAPQKSTMSPRGEKHFLCPECGKSYTREYNLSVHLRMHTGERLYKCCECGKTYGRKNNLQQHRRSHAPKPMGPTRQLGRPPSMGSSSGRSIQLPRVGRAKQKIHISM, encoded by the exons ATGGACGAG GACTCTGAAGACCTGTCCAGCCTGTCTCTATCCACGGTGTCCCCGAGTCCTGACAGGAACCATGGTCACCAGGAGGACAGTAACCGTGGTGATCAGAAAGACACACCGCAGGGTCAAGACGTCAACAGTGAAACACCAACATTTAATATCGTAGTCAAAGAGGAAGAAGACTGGGAACTAGATAATACAG GAGAGAGTCCCAGCCATCACTCTGCAGGCGAGGAGAAGCCCTCTACACCAGGAGAACCTGAACAACACCAGATGATACGCAGAACAAGGCAGAAAAAGACCCACCCATGCCCAGATTGTGGGAGACACTGCCAAACATTATCTGCACTACAAATACACATGAGAacccacacaggagagaagccttacactTGCCTTGTGTGTGAGAAAACATTCACTATTAGACAAGCTTTGAAAACACACCaacgaacacacacaggagagaagccttataccTGCTCTGAGTGTGGGAAGGGCTTCGCTCATCAAGATAGCTTGAGATACCACCAAAAGAGGAATTCTGAACAGATTAAAACAGACCCGGATGACAAGTTTGGCTGCTGCTGTGGACAAGAGTTCTCCTCAAAGTGTGTTCTGGAGGTTCACTTGAAGACAAACACTGGAGCCAAGCCTTACACCTGCTGTGTGTGTGGCAAGAGGTTCAATAAAGAATCGTTAAAAGAACACCAGCGatctcacacaggagagaagcctcactCTTGCTCTTTCTGTGGCAAGGGTTACTATCACAAACCGGCTTGGAAAGCCCACGAGCGAACACACACCGAGGAGAAGCCCCTGTGCTCCGTGTGCGGACGGACCTGCTCTAACAAGTATACATTAAAAGTCCACCAGCGaacacatacaggagagaagcctttcctcTGCTCTGAGTGTGGCAAGGGCTTCATCAGTAAAGGACTCCTGATGACCCACGAGCGATTCAACTGTTCTGGGGGAGAGGAACGACGGCGAGCAAAGAGGTTTCACAAGTGTCCGGACTGTGGGAAGGAATTCACTCAAGCAAACAAACTGGAGAGACacatgagaacacacacaggagagagaccttACCAGTGCTCTGTGTGTGGGATGAGGTTCAACCAGAAAGGGAATCTCAAAACGCATTTTAAAGTGCACACAG acCGGGATCCCAGATTGCTGCTGCCGGACATCAGGGCGACTTCTTCAGAAGCAGCTAAACAACCTCCAGACAACAGACACAATGTTGGGAAACCACAACGATGCCTGAATCAGATTGGCAAGGAGGGAACCCACAACCTACCagcaacaaaaacccacaaccttctggcacCACAAACCCACAACCTTCCGGCACCACAAACCCACAACTTCCCAGCACTGCAGAGGGAGGGAACCCACGACCTCCCGGCACCGCAGAGGGAGGGAACCCACGACCTCCCGGCACTGCAGAGGGAGGGAACCCACGACCTCCCGGCACCGCAGAGGGAGGGAACCCACGACCTCCCGGCACCGCAGAGGGAGGGAACCCACGACCTCCCGGCACCGCAGAGGGAGGGAACCCACGACCTCCCGGCACCACAGAGGGAGGGAACCCACAACCTCCCGGCACCACAGAGGGAGGGAACCCACAACCTCCCAGCACCACAGAGGGAGGGAACCCACAACCTCCCGGCACCACAGAGGGAGGGAACCCACAACCTCCCGGCACCACAGAGGGAGGGAACCCACAACCTCCCGGCACCACAGAAATCCACCATGTCCCCCAGGGGAGAAAAACACTTCCTCTGCCCTGAATGTGGCAAGAGTTACACCAGGGAATACAACCTCAGTGTCCACCTCagaatgcacacaggagagagactgtACAAGTGCTGTGAATGCGGGAAGACCTACGGCCGGAAAAACAATCTCCAACAACACCGGCGGTCACATGCTCCCAAGCCCATGGGACCGACCCGCCAGTTAGGCAGACCACCCAGTATGGGCTCTAGTAGCGGAAGGTCCATCCAATTACCCAGGGTGGGAAGAGCTAAGCAAAAAATACATATATCAATGTAA